From the Mycobacterium noviomagense genome, the window ACGGCGAAATGCATGGTTTCCTCAACTTCGCGTGCAGTGCCGGAAGGGTGACCGGTGATGCTGACACCGGGATTGATCAACTGGAGCGGACTGATCGGCAGCGGATCAGGCGTGACACCGATAGCGACGAGTTCACCGCGGGGGAGCAGCCCACCCACCGTTGCGGCCATCGCTGCCGAATTCCCTGCGGTGGCTAGCACCACCGCGACACCACCGAGGGCCCGCAGTGCTTCCGCGACATCGTCTTTCGCGGAGTCGATGTAGTGGTGGGCGCCGAGCTGGCGCGCGTCGTCGGCTTTGTCGGTGCCCCGGTTGATCGCGACCGTCTCGAAGCCCATCGCGCGGCTGAACTGCACCCCGAGGTGTCCCAGACCGCCGACGCCCAAAACGGCGACACGGTCGCCTGCCACTGCCTTCGTCTGTCGCAGCGCGTTATAGGTGGTGACGCCGGCGCAGCCCATCGGCGCGGCTTCGGCGAAGGACAGCTCCGACGGAATCCGGGCCAGCGCATTGGCCGGCACGGTCACCGATTCCGCGTAGCCTCCGGGATATTGCCAGCTGGGCACCTTCAAGTTTTCGCAATGGATGAAGATGCCTTTTCGGCACGGGATGCAGTGGTTGCAGTTACCCCCGAACCATCCGACGGCGACGCCGTCGCCCACAGAGAAGTCGTCCACGCCTGCACCGACTTCGGCGATAGTGCCGGCGATCTCATGCCCGGGAGTCAGTGGCCAGGACATCTCGGGGAACTCGCCATGGACGAAAGCCCGGTCGGTGCCACAAATTCCGCATGCGGCCACGTCGAGTCGCACCTCGCCGCGGCCGGGCGAGGTCGTGTCGACGTCGGTGAGGTCCAACGACCCGCCCGCGGACTGTATCTGGACAGCCTGATGTGTCGCCATCTACGTGCCTAGTGTGCCACAGGGCATTTCGCCCCGGAGCCACCGTGGTAGTCGACTTGCCAGTGCTTGATGCCGTTCAGCCATCCCGAGCGCAACCGCTCCGGCTTGGATATCGGCTTCAGGTCCGGCATTTGGTCGGCGATAGCGTTGAACATCAGGTCGATGGTCATGCGGGCCAAGTTCGCGCCGATGCAGTAATGCGCGCCTGTGCCGCCGAACCCCAGATGCGGGTTGGGGTCTCGCAGAATGTTGAAGGTGAACGGGTCGTCGAACACGTCCTCGTCGAAGTTGGCCGACCGGTAGAACATGACCACTCGCTGGCCCTTCTTGATCTGCACACCACTCAATTCGTAGTCCTCCAGCGCGGTGCGCTGGAATGACGTCACGGGGGTCGCCCACCGCACAATCTCGTCGGCCGCGGTGGCGGGGCGCTCCTTCTTGAACAGCTCCCACTGATCCGGGAAGTCGGTGAACGCCATCATGCCCTGGGTGATCGAGTTACGGGTGGTCTCGTTGCCGGCGACCGCCAGCAGAATCACGAAGAACCCGAACTCGTCTTCGGAGAGTTTGTGGCCGTCGACGTCAGCCTGGATCAATGTGGTCACCAGGTCGTCGCCGGGGTTTTTGGCCTTCTCCGCCGCCATCTGCATCCCGTACATGATCAGCTCGACCGAGGCGGTCATGGCGTCGTTGCTGGCGAATTCCGGATCCATGTCGCCGACCATCTGATTCGACCAGTGAAAGAGCTTCTTGCGGTCCTCCTGCGGCACACCCATCAGACCGGCGATGGCTTGGAGCGGCAGCTCGCAGGACACCTGCTCGACGAAGTCGCCAGAACCCTCGGCTGCCGCCGCCTTGACGATGCGCTGGGCGCGTTCGTTCAGGTCGTCGCGCAGGCGCTCCACGGCTCGTGGGGTGAAGGCGCGCGAGATGATTTTGCGCAACCGGGTGTGCTGAGGCGCGTCCATGTTGAGCAGAACAAATTTGCCGCGCTCAACCTGTTCGCCGACGGTGCCGTCCTTGTACCGCGGCAGCGCCGTCTTTTTCAGGCTGGAGAAGACGTCGCTGCGCAGCGAAATCTCTTTGACGTCCTTGTGCTTGGTCACCACCCAGAAGCCGCCGTCGTCGAATCCACCGGCGCCGAGTGGCTGTTCGTTCCACCAGATCGGCGCGACCCGACGCATCTCGGCCAGCTCTTCGATCGGTAGTCGCTCGGCGTAGATGTCGGGATCGGTGAAATCAAACCCACGAGGAAGAGTCGGAGTCGGCATCGATGCACTCCTACGAATACGGGTTGGGTGCGACGCGTTCTAGGTCAGTAAAGCACCGCGACAGCCGAGATGACAGGACTTCAGGTTGGAACGCGGCCAGCGGATTGAAACGTGTTCTTTGGGTCGTCAGCAGGCAGGCGCAGCAAAACAATCTTGTAACGACTCGGTGCTGGTTATGCTCTGGTGCACGCCGCCGGCGCAGTCGATCGAGCCGGTGACATGGACGTCGAAGGTGGAGCATGATTCGCGAACTCGTCATCGCCGCGGCCGTCTCTGGTGCCGCTCTTGCCGTGGCGCCGGCCGCGGTTGCCGATCAGCAGCGTTACAACGGGGACGTGCCGGGAATGAACTACGACGCGTCGCTGGGGGCCCCGTGCGACAACTACGAGCGGTTCATTTTCGGACGGGGCCCCGACGGTCAGGCCGAGGCGTGTCATTTCATCACCCACCAGTTTCCGACAGCAGAGACCGGCTACTGGGTGATCTCCTACCCGCTCTACGGTGTGCACAACCCGGGTGAGCCGTGCGCCAGCTATGCCGATCCGCGAGGATCGGCGGCGCAGACGCCCGACGGGCTTCCGCTGACCTGCACCCAGGCGCAGGGCTGGGTGGTCGGGTCGCTGACCGGAGGCGGTTTCCCCATCGTCGGGGGAGGGTTCCCGTCCGACACCAGCGTCCGAGACTAGGTCTGTCGCTCGCGGACCCGTCCTCAGTTCGCGTCGGCCCGTGTCTACAGTGGGTCCAAACGGACCTGCGACAAAGAGGAGTCTCTGATGGGGTTCAGTCCTAGGGATGCGCTCGACGCGGCGAGGGACGTCGTTGCCAATGCCGTCGAAAAGGCTTCGGACATGGTGGAATTCGCTGGCGATATCGTCAGAGGAGACGTCGCCGGCGGCACCCAGGGCATCATCCAGAGCTCGATGGACATCGCCACGTACGCGGCCGGCACGGCGAAAGAGGTGTTCACCGGCCAATACGCGGGAGCCGGCGACCGCGAGTAACTAGCCGCCGACCGCCTCGAGCATGGGCGTCAGTTCGATCAGGACGTCGTCAAGCGGGGCGTGGTCGCGGTGGGTGCGGCACAAGATGACGGCGCCTTCGATGGCCGCCACCATGAGCGTGGCCACTCGTGCGGCGCGGGCCGAGTCGGTGCCGCGATTCAGGAGCAGTTGCTGAAGTTTGGCCTGCCACTGTGTGAAGACGTCACGCGCGAGCGCGGCGGCCTCGGGCGGATCCTGGTGGGCGTCGACGGCGACGGCGACGACCGGGCAGCCGGCCAAGTAGTCGGTGTCGCTCAGGGTCTTTTTCCAGAACCGGACAAAGCCGTCGAGCGCTTGCACCGGGTCGCCCGATTCGACCGTGCGGTCGATGCGGGACGTGATGTAGTCGGCGGCATGCCGGACGGCGGCCAGGATCAATTCGTCTCGGCCGCCGGGGAAGTGGTGGTAGACCGAGCCGCGCGGGGCGCCACTGCGGGCAAGCACCGCGTCGACGGTGACTGCTGACGCGCCCCGCTCGCGCAGTAGTTCCACCGCGGCCATCACCATGCGTTGTCGGGTCTCGCCCGGTTTGCGGCCCATCGGTTCCTTTCCCCGCCGTTGCGCTTTTCTCAATACTATGCCATAGTCCATAGCTATTGGGCTCATCTTGATGGAGGTCGCGATGGGTGCGCACAACGAGGTGAGTGGCGAGCAGTGGCATCCGTCGGCGTGCATTTTGTGTGAATGCAACTGCGGCATCGAGATTCAGCTCGACGGTCGCCGGTTCGCGCGTGTCCGGGGCGACAAGCGACACCCGTCGTCGGCCGGCTACACCTGCGAAAAACCTCTGCGGCTGGATCACTACCAGAACGGCCGGCACCGGCTGACCACTCCGCTGCGCCGGCGTGCGGATGGCGAATACGAGGAAATCGACTGGGACACCGCGATCGACGAGATCGCCGCGCGCCTCAGCCAGGTGCGGGCGACATACGGCGGCGACAAGATCTTCTTCTACGGCGGCGGTGGTCAGGGCAATCACCTCGGTGCCGTCTACAACCGCGCGCTGCAAGCGGCGTTGGGTGTGCGGTATTTCTCAAATGCGTTGGCGCAAGAGAAAACCGGCGAGATGTGGGTGGACGGCAAGCTCTACGGCGGGCACACCAAAGGCGACTTCGAACATGCAGAGGTCGTGGTGTTCGTCGGCAAAAACCCGTGGCAGTCGCACAGCTTCCCGCGGGCCCGGCCCACACTGCGCGAGATCGCCAAAGACGCGGCGCGGACCATGATCGTGCTCGACCCGCGGCGCAGCGAAACCGCCGCAATGGCAGACATCCACCTGCAGGTGCGCCCGGGCACCGACGCCTGGTGCCTGGCCGCAATGCTCGCGGTCATCGTCCAGGAAGATCTCGTTGACCACGGGTTTCTGGCCGCGCACACCACCGGAACCGAGCCGGCGCGGGCGGTGTTGGCCGAGGTGCCGATCGACACCTACGCGCAGCGTTGCGGTGTTTCGGGCGAGCTGATCAAGACGGCCGCGCGGCGGATCGCGACCGCCGGCAGCGCCGCGGTGTACGAAGACCTGGGTGTGCAACAGGGTCCGCACAGCACGCTGATGTCCTATCTGGACAAGCTGCTGTGGATTTTGACCGGCAACTTCGGCAAACCTGGGGCGATGTTCGTGCACTCCACGTTCGCGGCCATCGCCGGTGCCTCGGCAGGGGGCAGCGGACGCAGTGACGGCACGCGGGTGCGGTGCACTCCGGTTACCGGCGCGCGGATCATCTCCGGGCTGGTGCCGTGCAACTCCATCGCCGAGGAGATCGTCACCGATCACGCCGACCGCTTCCGCGCGATGTGGATCGACAGCGCCAATCCCGCCCATTCGCTGACCGACTCGGAGAGTTTCCGCCGCGCGATGCGCGCCCTGGAGTTGACGGTCGTCGTCGACGTGGCCTTCACCGAAACCGCCCGGCACGCCGACTATGTGCTGCCGGCCGCCAGCCAGTTCGAGAAATGGGAGATGACGTTTTTCAATACGGAGTTCCCCCGCAACGCCGTGCAACTGCGCCCGCCGGTGCTCGATCCGTTGCCCGGCACGCTGCCCGAGCCGGAAATCTACGCCCGGCTACTGCGCGCACTCAGGGCGGTCGATCCCCGGCTGATCGCCGACCTCACGGCCGCAGCAAAAACCGGCCGCCAAGAATTCACCACCGCGTTCTTCGCCGCGGTCGGGGCCGACGCGGCGCTGTTGGGGGTCGCGCCATATCTGCTTTACGAAACCCTCGGCGCCACGATGCCCGAACGCCAGCGCGGTACCGCCGCCGTATGGGGTCTGGCGCAGTTGTGTGCAATGGCCTAC encodes:
- a CDS encoding cytochrome P450 yields the protein MPTPTLPRGFDFTDPDIYAERLPIEELAEMRRVAPIWWNEQPLGAGGFDDGGFWVVTKHKDVKEISLRSDVFSSLKKTALPRYKDGTVGEQVERGKFVLLNMDAPQHTRLRKIISRAFTPRAVERLRDDLNERAQRIVKAAAAEGSGDFVEQVSCELPLQAIAGLMGVPQEDRKKLFHWSNQMVGDMDPEFASNDAMTASVELIMYGMQMAAEKAKNPGDDLVTTLIQADVDGHKLSEDEFGFFVILLAVAGNETTRNSITQGMMAFTDFPDQWELFKKERPATAADEIVRWATPVTSFQRTALEDYELSGVQIKKGQRVVMFYRSANFDEDVFDDPFTFNILRDPNPHLGFGGTGAHYCIGANLARMTIDLMFNAIADQMPDLKPISKPERLRSGWLNGIKHWQVDYHGGSGAKCPVAH
- a CDS encoding TetR/AcrR family transcriptional regulator, with amino-acid sequence MGRKPGETRQRMVMAAVELLRERGASAVTVDAVLARSGAPRGSVYHHFPGGRDELILAAVRHAADYITSRIDRTVESGDPVQALDGFVRFWKKTLSDTDYLAGCPVVAVAVDAHQDPPEAAALARDVFTQWQAKLQQLLLNRGTDSARAARVATLMVAAIEGAVILCRTHRDHAPLDDVLIELTPMLEAVGG
- a CDS encoding molybdopterin-dependent oxidoreductase, translated to MGAHNEVSGEQWHPSACILCECNCGIEIQLDGRRFARVRGDKRHPSSAGYTCEKPLRLDHYQNGRHRLTTPLRRRADGEYEEIDWDTAIDEIAARLSQVRATYGGDKIFFYGGGGQGNHLGAVYNRALQAALGVRYFSNALAQEKTGEMWVDGKLYGGHTKGDFEHAEVVVFVGKNPWQSHSFPRARPTLREIAKDAARTMIVLDPRRSETAAMADIHLQVRPGTDAWCLAAMLAVIVQEDLVDHGFLAAHTTGTEPARAVLAEVPIDTYAQRCGVSGELIKTAARRIATAGSAAVYEDLGVQQGPHSTLMSYLDKLLWILTGNFGKPGAMFVHSTFAAIAGASAGGSGRSDGTRVRCTPVTGARIISGLVPCNSIAEEIVTDHADRFRAMWIDSANPAHSLTDSESFRRAMRALELTVVVDVAFTETARHADYVLPAASQFEKWEMTFFNTEFPRNAVQLRPPVLDPLPGTLPEPEIYARLLRALRAVDPRLIADLTAAAKTGRQEFTTAFFAAVGADAALLGVAPYLLYETLGATMPERQRGTAAVWGLAQLCAMAYPDAVRRAGHPDGNALFDAIINTPWGVTFTADSWEDVWTYVKRPDRRFTVDIPELTEQLRGLRSAEPFSDGEYPLVLSAGERRAFTANTIYRDPTWRRRDPAGALRISPEDAQRLGLHDGGLARVTTAAGTAQAVVEITDMMQPGHISLPNGLGVDHPDHGRVGVAPNELTSLELRDAFAGTPWHKHVPARVEAV
- a CDS encoding Rv1893 family protein, encoding MGFSPRDALDAARDVVANAVEKASDMVEFAGDIVRGDVAGGTQGIIQSSMDIATYAAGTAKEVFTGQYAGAGDRE
- a CDS encoding alcohol dehydrogenase catalytic domain-containing protein, producing the protein MATHQAVQIQSAGGSLDLTDVDTTSPGRGEVRLDVAACGICGTDRAFVHGEFPEMSWPLTPGHEIAGTIAEVGAGVDDFSVGDGVAVGWFGGNCNHCIPCRKGIFIHCENLKVPSWQYPGGYAESVTVPANALARIPSELSFAEAAPMGCAGVTTYNALRQTKAVAGDRVAVLGVGGLGHLGVQFSRAMGFETVAINRGTDKADDARQLGAHHYIDSAKDDVAEALRALGGVAVVLATAGNSAAMAATVGGLLPRGELVAIGVTPDPLPISPLQLINPGVSITGHPSGTAREVEETMHFAVLSGVRAWIEERPLAEAADAYAAMEQGRPRYRIVLTM